In one window of Erinaceus europaeus chromosome 17, mEriEur2.1, whole genome shotgun sequence DNA:
- the MAP3K11 gene encoding mitogen-activated protein kinase kinase kinase 11 isoform X2, with product MEPLKNLFLKGPLGSWNGGGGGGWPEGSPKAAAAYANPVWTALFDYEPNGQDELALRKGDRVEVLSRDAAISGDEGWWAGQVGGQVGIFPSNYVSRGGPPPCEVASFQELRLEEVIGIGGFGKVYRGSWRGELVAVKAARQDPDEDISVTAESVRQEARLFAMLAHPNIIALKAVCLEEPNLCLVMEYAAGGPLSRALAGRRVPPHVLVNWAVQIAHGMHYLHCEALVPVIHRDLKSNNILLLQPIEGDDMEHKTLKITDFGLAREWHKTTQMSAAGTYAWMAPEVIKASTFSKGSDVWSFGVLLWELLTGEVPYRGIDCLAVAYGVAVNKLTLPIPSTCPEPFAQLMADCWAQDPHRRPDFASILQQLEALEAQVLREMPRDSFHSMQEGWKREIQGLFDELRAKEKELLSREEELTRAAREQRSQAEQLRRREHLLAQWELEVFERELTLLLQQVDRERPHVRRRRGTFKRSKLRARDGGERISMPLDFKHRITVQASPGLDRRRNVFEVGAGDSPTFPRFRAIQLEPTEPGQTWGRQSPRRLEDSSNGERRACWAWGPSSPKPGEAQNGRRRSRMDEATWYLDSDDSTPLGSPSTPPAVNESTVSPPPGISRSAPGTPGTPRSLPLGLISRPRPSPLRSRIDPWSFVSAGPRPSPLSSPQPAPRRAPWTLFPDSDLFWDSPPANPFRGRPQDCRAQTKELGAQAPWTPEAGP from the exons ATGGAGCCCTTGAAGAACCTCTTCCTCAAGGGCCCGCTGGGGTCCTGGAACGGTGGCGGGGGCGGCGGCTGGCCGGAGGGGTCCCCGAAGGCTGCGGCGGCTTATGCCAACCCCGTGTGGACCGCCCTGTTCGACTACGAGCCCAACGGGCAGGACGAGCTGGCCCTGCGGAAGGGCGACCGAGTGGAGGTGCTGTCCCGGGACGCGGCCATCTCGGGCGACGAGGGCTGGTGGGCAGGCCAGGTGGGCGGCCAAGTGGGCATCTTTCCGTCCAACTATGTGTCTCGGGGCGGCCCGCCCCCCTGCGAGGTGGCCAGCTTCCAGGAGCTGCGGCTGGAGGAGGTGATCGGCATCGGCGGCTTTGGCAAGGTCTACCGCGGCAGCTGGCGGGGCGAGCTGGTGGCGGTGAAGGCGGCGCGCCAGGACCCCGACGAGGACATCAGCGTGACAGCGGAGAGCGTGCGCCAGGAGGCCCGGCTGTTCGCCATGCTGGCGCACCCCAACATCATCGCCCTCAAGGCCGTGTGTCTGGAGGAGCCCAATCTGTGCCTGGTCATGGAGTATGCGGCTGGGGGGCCCCTGAGCCGGGCCCTGGCCGGGCGGCGGGTGCCCCCCCACGTGCTGGTCAACTGGGCCGTGCAGATTGCCCACGGGATGCACTACCTGCACTGCGAGGCCCTGGTGCCCGTCATCCACCGAGACCTCAAGTCCAACAACA ttctGCTGCTGCAGCCCATCGAGGGGGACGACATGGAGCACAAGACCCTGAAGATCACCGACTTCGGCCTGGCCCGCGAGTGGCACAAAACCACACAGATGAGTGCGGCAGGCACCTACGCCTGGATGGCCCCCGAGGTCATCAAGGCCTCCACCTTCTCCAAGGGCAGCGACGTCTGGAG CTTCGGGGTGCTGCTGTGGGAACTGCTGACCGGGGAGGTGCCCTACCGAGGCATCGACTGCCTGGCGGTGGCCTACGGAGTGGCGGTCAACAAGCTCACGCTGCCCATCCCTTCCACCTGCCCCGAGCCCTTCGCGCAGCTCATGGCTG ACTGCTGGGCGCAGGACCCCCACCGCAGGCCCGACTTCGCCTCCATCCTGCAGCAGCTGGAGGCCCTCGAGGCGCAGGTCCTGCGGGAAATGCCCCGGGACTCCTTCCACTCCATGCAGGAAGGCTGGAAGCGCGAGATCCAGGGCCTCTTCGATGAGCTGAGGGCCAAGGAaaag GAACTGCTGAGCCGCGAGGAGGAGCTGACCCGCGCGGCGCGCGAGCAGCGGTCCCAGGCGGAGCAGCTGCGGCGGCGCGAGCACCTGCTGGCCCAGTGGGAGCTGGAGGTGTTCGAGCGCGAGCTGACGCTGCTGCTGCAGCAGGTGGACCGCGAGCGGCCTCACGTGCGCCGGCGCCGCGGCACCTTCAAGCGCAGCAAGCTCCGCGCGCGCGACGGCGGCGAGCGGATCAGCATGCCCCTCG ACTTCAAGCACCGCATCACCGTGCAAGCTTCGCCGGGCCTTGATCGCAGGAGAAACGTCTTCGAGGTCGGGGCTGGGGACTCACCCACCTTCCCGCGGTTCCGGGCCATCCAGT TGGAGCCCACAGAGCCAGGCCAGACTTGGGGCCGCCAGTCACCTCGGCGCTTAGAGGACTCCAGCAACGGGGAGCGGCGAGCTTGCTGGGCCTGGGGGCCCAGCTCCCCCAAACCTGGTGAAGCCCAGAATGGGAG gagAAGGTCCCGCATGGATGAAGCCACGTGGTACCTGGACTCAGACGACTCGACCCCCTTGGGCTCTCCTTCCACACCCCCCGCTGTCAACG AAAGCACGGTCTCACCACCTCCTGGCATCTCCCGCTCAGCCCCTGGCACCCCGGGCACCCCGCGCTCGCTGCCCCTGGGCCTCATCAGCCGGCCCCGGCCCTCCCCGCTCCGCAGCCGCATCGACCCCTGGAGCTTCGTGTCTGCTGGGCCGCGGCCTTCACCCCTGTCCTCCCCGCAGCCTGCGCCCCGCCGCGCACCCTGGACCTTGTTCCCGGACTCGGACCTCTTCTGGGACTCACCACCCGCAAACCCCTTCCGGGGACGCCCACAGGACTGCAGGGCACAGACCAAAGAGCTGGGTGCCCAGGCCCCGTGGACACCGGAGGCGGGGCCCTGA
- the MAP3K11 gene encoding mitogen-activated protein kinase kinase kinase 11 isoform X3 encodes MEPLKNLFLKGPLGSWNGGGGGGWPEGSPKAAAAYANPVWTALFDYEPNGQDELALRKGDRVEVLSRDAAISGDEGWWAGQVGGQVGIFPSNYVSRGGPPPCEVASFQELRLEEVIGIGGFGKVYRGSWRGELVAVKAARQDPDEDISVTAESVRQEARLFAMLAHPNIIALKAVCLEEPNLCLVMEYAAGGPLSRALAGRRVPPHVLVNWAVQIAHGMHYLHCEALVPVIHRDLKSNNILLLQPIEGDDMEHKTLKITDFGLAREWHKTTQMSAAGTYAWMAPEVIKASTFSKGSDVWSFGVLLWELLTGEVPYRGIDCLAVAYGVAVNKLTLPIPSTCPEPFAQLMADCWAQDPHRRPDFASILQQLEALEAQVLREMPRDSFHSMQEGWKREIQGLFDELRAKEKELLSREEELTRAAREQRSQAEQLRRREHLLAQWELEVFERELTLLLQQVDRERPHVRRRRGTFKRSKLRARDGGERISMPLDFKHRITVQASPGLDRRRNVFEVGAGDSPTFPRFRAIQLEPTEPGQTWGRQSPRRLEDSSNGERRACWAWGPSSPKPGEAQNGRRRSRMDEATWYLDSDDSTPLGSPSTPPAVNGQGQGQTDQDPDSSCHLAQLVAE; translated from the exons ATGGAGCCCTTGAAGAACCTCTTCCTCAAGGGCCCGCTGGGGTCCTGGAACGGTGGCGGGGGCGGCGGCTGGCCGGAGGGGTCCCCGAAGGCTGCGGCGGCTTATGCCAACCCCGTGTGGACCGCCCTGTTCGACTACGAGCCCAACGGGCAGGACGAGCTGGCCCTGCGGAAGGGCGACCGAGTGGAGGTGCTGTCCCGGGACGCGGCCATCTCGGGCGACGAGGGCTGGTGGGCAGGCCAGGTGGGCGGCCAAGTGGGCATCTTTCCGTCCAACTATGTGTCTCGGGGCGGCCCGCCCCCCTGCGAGGTGGCCAGCTTCCAGGAGCTGCGGCTGGAGGAGGTGATCGGCATCGGCGGCTTTGGCAAGGTCTACCGCGGCAGCTGGCGGGGCGAGCTGGTGGCGGTGAAGGCGGCGCGCCAGGACCCCGACGAGGACATCAGCGTGACAGCGGAGAGCGTGCGCCAGGAGGCCCGGCTGTTCGCCATGCTGGCGCACCCCAACATCATCGCCCTCAAGGCCGTGTGTCTGGAGGAGCCCAATCTGTGCCTGGTCATGGAGTATGCGGCTGGGGGGCCCCTGAGCCGGGCCCTGGCCGGGCGGCGGGTGCCCCCCCACGTGCTGGTCAACTGGGCCGTGCAGATTGCCCACGGGATGCACTACCTGCACTGCGAGGCCCTGGTGCCCGTCATCCACCGAGACCTCAAGTCCAACAACA ttctGCTGCTGCAGCCCATCGAGGGGGACGACATGGAGCACAAGACCCTGAAGATCACCGACTTCGGCCTGGCCCGCGAGTGGCACAAAACCACACAGATGAGTGCGGCAGGCACCTACGCCTGGATGGCCCCCGAGGTCATCAAGGCCTCCACCTTCTCCAAGGGCAGCGACGTCTGGAG CTTCGGGGTGCTGCTGTGGGAACTGCTGACCGGGGAGGTGCCCTACCGAGGCATCGACTGCCTGGCGGTGGCCTACGGAGTGGCGGTCAACAAGCTCACGCTGCCCATCCCTTCCACCTGCCCCGAGCCCTTCGCGCAGCTCATGGCTG ACTGCTGGGCGCAGGACCCCCACCGCAGGCCCGACTTCGCCTCCATCCTGCAGCAGCTGGAGGCCCTCGAGGCGCAGGTCCTGCGGGAAATGCCCCGGGACTCCTTCCACTCCATGCAGGAAGGCTGGAAGCGCGAGATCCAGGGCCTCTTCGATGAGCTGAGGGCCAAGGAaaag GAACTGCTGAGCCGCGAGGAGGAGCTGACCCGCGCGGCGCGCGAGCAGCGGTCCCAGGCGGAGCAGCTGCGGCGGCGCGAGCACCTGCTGGCCCAGTGGGAGCTGGAGGTGTTCGAGCGCGAGCTGACGCTGCTGCTGCAGCAGGTGGACCGCGAGCGGCCTCACGTGCGCCGGCGCCGCGGCACCTTCAAGCGCAGCAAGCTCCGCGCGCGCGACGGCGGCGAGCGGATCAGCATGCCCCTCG ACTTCAAGCACCGCATCACCGTGCAAGCTTCGCCGGGCCTTGATCGCAGGAGAAACGTCTTCGAGGTCGGGGCTGGGGACTCACCCACCTTCCCGCGGTTCCGGGCCATCCAGT TGGAGCCCACAGAGCCAGGCCAGACTTGGGGCCGCCAGTCACCTCGGCGCTTAGAGGACTCCAGCAACGGGGAGCGGCGAGCTTGCTGGGCCTGGGGGCCCAGCTCCCCCAAACCTGGTGAAGCCCAGAATGGGAG gagAAGGTCCCGCATGGATGAAGCCACGTGGTACCTGGACTCAGACGACTCGACCCCCTTGGGCTCTCCTTCCACACCCCCCGCTGTCAACG gacagggacagggacagacagACCAGGACCCGGACAGCAGCTGTCACCTGGCCCAGCTGGTTGCTGAGTGA
- the MAP3K11 gene encoding mitogen-activated protein kinase kinase kinase 11 isoform X1, producing MEPLKNLFLKGPLGSWNGGGGGGWPEGSPKAAAAYANPVWTALFDYEPNGQDELALRKGDRVEVLSRDAAISGDEGWWAGQVGGQVGIFPSNYVSRGGPPPCEVASFQELRLEEVIGIGGFGKVYRGSWRGELVAVKAARQDPDEDISVTAESVRQEARLFAMLAHPNIIALKAVCLEEPNLCLVMEYAAGGPLSRALAGRRVPPHVLVNWAVQIAHGMHYLHCEALVPVIHRDLKSNNILLLQPIEGDDMEHKTLKITDFGLAREWHKTTQMSAAGTYAWMAPEVIKASTFSKGSDVWSFGVLLWELLTGEVPYRGIDCLAVAYGVAVNKLTLPIPSTCPEPFAQLMADCWAQDPHRRPDFASILQQLEALEAQVLREMPRDSFHSMQEGWKREIQGLFDELRAKEKELLSREEELTRAAREQRSQAEQLRRREHLLAQWELEVFERELTLLLQQVDRERPHVRRRRGTFKRSKLRARDGGERISMPLDFKHRITVQASPGLDRRRNVFEVGAGDSPTFPRFRAIQLEPTEPGQTWGRQSPRRLEDSSNGERRACWAWGPSSPKPGEAQNGRRRSRMDEATWYLDSDDSTPLGSPSTPPAVNGNPPRPSPEPEEPRRPGPSERSGSGSGSGTPKLIQRALLRGTALLASLGLGRDLQSPGTPGTPGRERAEPPPAPRATASPPASPLIRFSPKRPDAPSSPGSLDAPRPRTPAPLLLELGVPAGQPSAKSPRREDRRESTVSPPPGISRSAPGTPGTPRSLPLGLISRPRPSPLRSRIDPWSFVSAGPRPSPLSSPQPAPRRAPWTLFPDSDLFWDSPPANPFRGRPQDCRAQTKELGAQAPWTPEAGP from the exons ATGGAGCCCTTGAAGAACCTCTTCCTCAAGGGCCCGCTGGGGTCCTGGAACGGTGGCGGGGGCGGCGGCTGGCCGGAGGGGTCCCCGAAGGCTGCGGCGGCTTATGCCAACCCCGTGTGGACCGCCCTGTTCGACTACGAGCCCAACGGGCAGGACGAGCTGGCCCTGCGGAAGGGCGACCGAGTGGAGGTGCTGTCCCGGGACGCGGCCATCTCGGGCGACGAGGGCTGGTGGGCAGGCCAGGTGGGCGGCCAAGTGGGCATCTTTCCGTCCAACTATGTGTCTCGGGGCGGCCCGCCCCCCTGCGAGGTGGCCAGCTTCCAGGAGCTGCGGCTGGAGGAGGTGATCGGCATCGGCGGCTTTGGCAAGGTCTACCGCGGCAGCTGGCGGGGCGAGCTGGTGGCGGTGAAGGCGGCGCGCCAGGACCCCGACGAGGACATCAGCGTGACAGCGGAGAGCGTGCGCCAGGAGGCCCGGCTGTTCGCCATGCTGGCGCACCCCAACATCATCGCCCTCAAGGCCGTGTGTCTGGAGGAGCCCAATCTGTGCCTGGTCATGGAGTATGCGGCTGGGGGGCCCCTGAGCCGGGCCCTGGCCGGGCGGCGGGTGCCCCCCCACGTGCTGGTCAACTGGGCCGTGCAGATTGCCCACGGGATGCACTACCTGCACTGCGAGGCCCTGGTGCCCGTCATCCACCGAGACCTCAAGTCCAACAACA ttctGCTGCTGCAGCCCATCGAGGGGGACGACATGGAGCACAAGACCCTGAAGATCACCGACTTCGGCCTGGCCCGCGAGTGGCACAAAACCACACAGATGAGTGCGGCAGGCACCTACGCCTGGATGGCCCCCGAGGTCATCAAGGCCTCCACCTTCTCCAAGGGCAGCGACGTCTGGAG CTTCGGGGTGCTGCTGTGGGAACTGCTGACCGGGGAGGTGCCCTACCGAGGCATCGACTGCCTGGCGGTGGCCTACGGAGTGGCGGTCAACAAGCTCACGCTGCCCATCCCTTCCACCTGCCCCGAGCCCTTCGCGCAGCTCATGGCTG ACTGCTGGGCGCAGGACCCCCACCGCAGGCCCGACTTCGCCTCCATCCTGCAGCAGCTGGAGGCCCTCGAGGCGCAGGTCCTGCGGGAAATGCCCCGGGACTCCTTCCACTCCATGCAGGAAGGCTGGAAGCGCGAGATCCAGGGCCTCTTCGATGAGCTGAGGGCCAAGGAaaag GAACTGCTGAGCCGCGAGGAGGAGCTGACCCGCGCGGCGCGCGAGCAGCGGTCCCAGGCGGAGCAGCTGCGGCGGCGCGAGCACCTGCTGGCCCAGTGGGAGCTGGAGGTGTTCGAGCGCGAGCTGACGCTGCTGCTGCAGCAGGTGGACCGCGAGCGGCCTCACGTGCGCCGGCGCCGCGGCACCTTCAAGCGCAGCAAGCTCCGCGCGCGCGACGGCGGCGAGCGGATCAGCATGCCCCTCG ACTTCAAGCACCGCATCACCGTGCAAGCTTCGCCGGGCCTTGATCGCAGGAGAAACGTCTTCGAGGTCGGGGCTGGGGACTCACCCACCTTCCCGCGGTTCCGGGCCATCCAGT TGGAGCCCACAGAGCCAGGCCAGACTTGGGGCCGCCAGTCACCTCGGCGCTTAGAGGACTCCAGCAACGGGGAGCGGCGAGCTTGCTGGGCCTGGGGGCCCAGCTCCCCCAAACCTGGTGAAGCCCAGAATGGGAG gagAAGGTCCCGCATGGATGAAGCCACGTGGTACCTGGACTCAGACGACTCGACCCCCTTGGGCTCTCCTTCCACACCCCCCGCTGTCAACG GTAACCCCCCGCGGCCCAGCCCCGAGCCCGAGGAGCCCCGCCGGCCCGGCCCCAGCGAGCGCagcggctccggctccggctccgggaCCCCCAAGCTCATCCAGCGCGCGCTCTTGCGCGGCACCGCCCTGCTCGCCTCGCTGGGCCTCGGCCGCGACCTGCAGTCCCCGGGCACCCCGGGCACCCCGGGCCGCGAGCGCGCTGAGCCCCCGCCCGCGCCCCGGGCCACCGCCTCCCCGCCCGCCTCCCCGCTCATCCGCTTCTCCCCCAAGAGGCCCGACGCCCCCAGCTCCCCGGGGAGCCTCGACGCCCCCCGCCCGCGCACCCCCGCGCCCCTGCTGCTGGAGCTGGGGGTCCCCGCCGGCCAGCCGTCCGCCAAGAGCCCCCGGCGGGAGGACAGGCGCG AAAGCACGGTCTCACCACCTCCTGGCATCTCCCGCTCAGCCCCTGGCACCCCGGGCACCCCGCGCTCGCTGCCCCTGGGCCTCATCAGCCGGCCCCGGCCCTCCCCGCTCCGCAGCCGCATCGACCCCTGGAGCTTCGTGTCTGCTGGGCCGCGGCCTTCACCCCTGTCCTCCCCGCAGCCTGCGCCCCGCCGCGCACCCTGGACCTTGTTCCCGGACTCGGACCTCTTCTGGGACTCACCACCCGCAAACCCCTTCCGGGGACGCCCACAGGACTGCAGGGCACAGACCAAAGAGCTGGGTGCCCAGGCCCCGTGGACACCGGAGGCGGGGCCCTGA